A part of Vigna radiata var. radiata cultivar VC1973A chromosome 11, Vradiata_ver6, whole genome shotgun sequence genomic DNA contains:
- the LOC106777302 gene encoding sulfite exporter TauE/SafE family protein 3-like has translation MATLVKRKTCSIVAATWLVLCILTMICSVSLADRMLKEKEMGNDGKKERQGVLKAIANFLWEEGKSSYEPVWPNMKFGWRIIVGSIIGFSGAALGSVGGVGGGGIFVPMLALIIGFDPKSSTAISKCMIMGASISTVYYNLRLRHPTLDMPLIDYDLALIFQPMLMLGISIGVICNVMFADWMVTVLLIILFVATSTKATYKGIDTWKKETIAKKEASKLLQAEPEPGDDYKSIPSGPTDSLFEEAPLLKNIYWKELSLLVYVWVAFFIVQIVKEYSKPCSIQFWVVNFLQVPIAISVTLFEAIGLYKGTRVIASKGKEITHWKIHQICLYCSTGIMAGMVGGLLGLGGGFILGPLFLELGIPPQVASATSTFSMVFSSSMSVVQYYLLDRFPVPYASYFALVATLAAFAGQHVVRKIIVVLGRASIIIFILALTIFISALSLGGVGIENIIEKIEKHEYMGFEDLCASY, from the exons ATGGCTACATTAGTGAAACGCAAGACTTGTTCAATTGTTGCAGCAACATGGCTCGTCTTATGTATTCTTACTATGATCTGCAGTGTCAGTTTAGCAGACAgaatgttgaaagaaaaagaaatgggaAATGATGGTAAGAAAGAGAGACAAGGAGTGCTGAAAGCCATTGCAAATTTCTTGTGGGAGGAGGGAAAGTCTTCCTATGAACCTGTTTGGCCG AACATGAAGTTTGGTTGGAGAATTATAGTAGGATCCATCATTGGATTTTCTGGAGCTGCATTGGGAAGCGTTGGAGGCGTAGGAGGTGGAGGAATTTTTGTTCCTATGCTTGCTTTGATCATTGGCTTTGATCCCAAGTCTTCAACGGCCATTTCTAAGT GTATGATAATGGGTGCATCAATATCAACTGTGTACTATAATCTGAGGCTCAGACACCCAACACTGGACATGCCGCTTATAGACTATGACCTGGCTTTGATTTTCCAGCCTATGCTCATGTTAGGAATAAGCATTGGCGTTATATGTAATGTCATGTTTGCTGATTGGATGGTGACAGTTTTGCTTATCATCTTATTCGTAG CCACATCAACAAAAGCTACATACAAAGGCATAGACACatggaaaaaagaaacaattgcaAAGAAG GAAGCATCCAAACTGCTGCAGGCAGAACCAGAACCTGGTG ATGACTACAAGTCAATACCAAGTGGTCCAACTGATTCACTATTTGAGGAG GCCCCTCtactaaaaaacatatattggAAAGAACTATCACTCCTCGTGTATGTCTGGGTGGCCTTTTTCATTGTTCAGATTGTTAAG GAATACAGCAAGCCCTGCTCCATCCAGTTCTGGGTTGTTAATTTCTTGCAG GTTCCTATTGCAATCTCTGTTACACTTTTTGAAGCCATAGGCTTGTACAAAGGAACGAGAGTGATTGCATCAAAGGGAAAGGAAATAACCCATTGGAAGATTCATCAGATCTGTCTCTACTGTTCCACTGGAATAATGGCTGGTATGGTTGGTGGACTGCTTGGTCTAGGAGGCGGGTTCATTTTGGGACCATTGTTTCTAGAATTGGGAATTCCTCCTCAG GTAGCAAGTGCTACATCAACTTTTTCTATGGTTTTTTCATCCTCCATGTCAGTGGTGCAATACTACTTGTTGGATCGTTTCCCAGTACCGTATG CTTCCTACTTTGCTCTGGTTGCAACCTTAGCTGCCTTCGCTGGTCAGCATGTGGTGAGAAAGATAATTGTAGTTCTTGGGCGAGCATCCATTATCATCTTCATACTAGCATTGACCATTTTCATCAGCGCACTGAGTTTAG GTGGAGTGGGAATAGAGAACATAATTGAGAAGATAGAAAAACATGAGTATATGGGGTTTGAAGATCTCTGTGCGTCTTATTAG
- the LOC106776374 gene encoding ATP-dependent DNA helicase DDM1 translates to METKDKMNNEELAVESPTSVLEDEDVCAPKDEVQLEEELIADVIDDGSSLVSKTMAEEEAKLLNARIKEEEVQCEEAPDLNDTQFNKLDELLTQTKLYSEFLLEKMDDITLNVGEQVKMEEQESNPSAKRGRGSKRKAASQCNTRRAKRAVAAMLTRSKEGEETVDVKMTEEERVEKEQKELMPLLTGGKLKPYQLKGVKWLISLWQNGLNGILADQMGLGKTIQTIGFLSHLKAKGLDGPYMIIAPLSTLSNWVNEISRFAPSLPTIIYHGDKKERDEIRRKYMPRTIGPKFPIVLTSYEVALNDAKKYLRPYSWKYLVIDEGHRLKNSQCKLVKALKYLTVENKLLLTGTPLQNNLAELWSLLNFILPDIFASLEEFESWFNLSAKGNNETTKEELEEKRRSQVVAKLHAILRPFLLRRMKSDVEIMLPKKKEIIIYANMTEYQKNLRDHLVNKTLGNYLKEKMSSGRPFPASALRNLAIQLRKVCNHPDLIDPDCDHTNLYPPVNEIVEQCGKFHLLDRLVQRLFARNHKVLVFSQWTKVLDIIDYYFSEKGFEVCRIDGSVKLDDRKRQIQDFNDENSNCRVFLLSTRAGGLGINLTAADTCILYDSDWNPQVDLQAMDRCHRIGQTKPVHIYRLSTAQSIEDRMLKRAFSKLKLEHVVIGKGQFHQERKAVNTDQIEEEDVLALLRDDETDEDKMIRTDISDEDLEKLMDRSDLIVNNSDDSPCSSFPLKGPGWEVVIPTATGGVLSTLNS, encoded by the exons ATGGAGACGAAGGACAAAATGAATAATGAAGAACTTGCTGTGGAGTCTCCAACTTCGGTTCTCGAAGATGAG GATGTTTGTGCCCCCAAAGATGAAGTTCAGTTGGAGGAAGAGTTAATTGCTGATGTCATAGACGATGGGTCGTCTCTTGTATCCAAAACGATGGCGGAGGAGGAAGCGAAGTTACTTAATGCTAGGATAAAGGAAGAGGAGGTGCAGTGCGAGGAGGCACCTGACCTCAACGACACACAGTTTAACAAATTGGATGAGCTTTTGACTCAGACCAAGCTGTACTCCGAATTTTTGCTGGAGAAAATGGATGACATCACACTT AATGTGGGTGAACAAGTGAAAATGGAAGAGCAAGAGAGCAATCCTTCTGCAAAGAGGGGTAGGGGATCGAAAAGAAAAGCTGCTTCCCAGTGCAATACT AGGAGGGCCAAAAGGGCAGTTGCTGCCATGCTAACAAGATCTAAAGAAGGTGAGGAGACTGTAGATGTGAAAATGACTGAGGAAGAAAGAGTTGAGAAGGAGCAGAAAGAGCTCATGCCTTTACTGACAGGGGGGAAATTGAAGCCTTATCAACTAAAGGGTGTAAAGTGGTTGATTTCCTTGTGGCAAAATGGATTGAATGGAATTCTTGCTGATCAAATGGGTCTTGGAAAGACAATCCAAACTATTGGATTTCTCTCACATCTAAAAGCGAAAGGTCTGGATGGGCCATACATGATAATTGCTCCTCTATCAACCCTTTCAAACTGGGTGAACGAGATTTCTAG GTTTGCACCATCACTTCCTACAATTATCTACCATGGTGACAAGAAGGAGAGAGATGAGATCCGAAGGAAATACATGCCTAGAACAATTGGCCCAAAATTTCCCATAGTCTTAACTTCTTACGAGGTTGCATTAAATGATGCCAAGAAATATTTGAGGCCATACAGTTGGAAATATCTCGTTATTGATGAG GGACACAGGCTCAAAAATTCACAATGCAAATTAGTAAAGGCATTGAAATACTTAACTGTTGAAAACAAGCTTCTTCTAACTGGAACTCCACTTCAGAACAACCTGGCCGAACTATGGTCTTTATTGAACTTCATTTTGCCTGATATTTTTGCATCCCTTGAAGAGTTCGAGTCATG GTTTAATTTGTCAGCGAAGGGCAATAATGaaacaacaaaggaagaattagaagagaaaagaagatcTCAA GTAGTAGCAAAGCTCCATGCTATTCTTCGACCCTTTCTTCTTCGTAGGATGAAGTCTGATGTGGAGATTATGTTGccaaagaaaaaagagattatTATCTATGCAAACATGACCGAATATCAGAAGAATTTGCGGGATCATTTAGTTAATAAGACGTTGGGaaactatttaaaagaaaaaatgtcaaGCG GACGCCCTTTTCCTGCAAGTGCGCTTCGTAATTTGGCCATTCAGCTTAGGAAAGTGTGTAACCATCCCGATCTTATAGATCCTGATTGTGATCATACAA ATTTATATCCTCCTGTAAATGAAATAGTTGAACAGTGTGGAAAATTCCATTTGCTTGATCGATTGGTGCAACGTTTATTTGCAAGGAATCACAAA GTTCTTGTCTTCAGTCAGTGGACTAAAGTGTTAGATAtaatagattattattttagtgaaaaaggcTTCGAAGTTTGCAGGATTGATGGTTCTGTGAAACTGGATGACAGGAAACGACAG ATCCAGGACTTCAACGATGAAAATAGCAACTGCagagtttttcttctttctactaGGGCTGGTGGATTGGGAATCAACCTTACTGCAGCTGATACTTGCATTCTTTATGATAGTGACTGg AATCCTCAGGTGGATTTGCAGGCCATGGATAGGTGTCATAGAATTGGTCAAACAAAGCCTGTTCATATCTACCGGCTGTCAACTGCTCAATCCATAGAG GATCGCATGTTGAAAAGAGCTTTTAGCAAATTGAAGCTTGAGCATGTGGTGATTGGGAAAGGACAGTTTCATCAAGAGCGTAAAGCTGTCAATACTGATCAGATAGAG GAAGAGGATGTTTTGGCATTGCTTCGTGACGATGAAACAGATGAAGATAAAATGATACGAACAGATATTAGTGATGAAGACCTGGAGAAGCTCATGGATCGCAGTGATCTTATCGTCAACAACTCAGACGACTCTCCATGCAGTTCCTTTCCTCTTAAAGGTCCAGGGTGGGAGGTGGTGATTCCAACTGCGACTGGAGGTGTACTCTCTACTCTCAACAGCTAG